In Candidatus Eisenbacteria bacterium, the following are encoded in one genomic region:
- a CDS encoding ABC transporter ATP-binding protein — translation MSIRVEALSKSYRRLLSVEAVRALNGVTLEIRTGEIFGIIGPNGAGKTTFLGCLLGFLRPDSGTVTIDGKAADDLEVRRVTGYLPERLVLDRWMSGRAFLSYHHALARLPQTARAHEVDSALEKVGLGAEAANRAIHRYSRGMLQRLGLAQALLGEPRYVFLDEPASGVDPAGVVLFRRLLNEVKGRGVTVVLNSHQLEQVERVCDRVAFVSGGRVEAIETLAAGATLARVLRVRTLPGALERMGEAPLQALARGAGAELADFAVAQARFAVADDEGASRLLAALVGAGVPVVEAAPEESRLERLFLESPATQAKP, via the coding sequence GTGAGCATTCGCGTCGAGGCGCTCAGCAAGAGCTACCGCCGACTGCTCTCGGTCGAAGCCGTTCGCGCGTTGAACGGCGTGACGCTCGAGATCCGCACCGGCGAGATCTTCGGCATCATCGGCCCGAACGGCGCGGGCAAGACCACCTTCCTCGGCTGCCTGCTCGGCTTTCTCAGGCCCGACTCCGGCACCGTGACGATCGACGGCAAGGCAGCCGACGATCTCGAGGTGCGCCGAGTGACCGGTTATCTGCCGGAGCGCCTGGTGCTCGATCGCTGGATGAGCGGCCGCGCGTTCCTTTCGTACCACCATGCGCTGGCCCGACTGCCGCAGACGGCGCGCGCGCACGAGGTCGACTCGGCGCTCGAGAAGGTCGGACTGGGCGCCGAGGCGGCGAATCGCGCGATCCATCGCTATTCGCGCGGCATGCTGCAGCGGCTCGGTCTCGCCCAGGCGCTGCTCGGTGAGCCGCGCTACGTCTTCCTCGACGAGCCGGCATCGGGCGTGGATCCGGCCGGCGTGGTGCTGTTTCGGCGGCTGCTCAATGAGGTGAAGGGGCGCGGCGTCACGGTCGTGCTCAATTCGCATCAGCTCGAGCAGGTGGAGCGCGTGTGCGACCGCGTCGCCTTCGTCAGCGGAGGCCGCGTCGAGGCGATCGAGACGCTGGCCGCCGGAGCGACGCTGGCGCGCGTGCTGCGGGTGCGAACGCTGCCGGGCGCCCTCGAGCGCATGGGCGAGGCGCCGCTGCAGGCGCTGGCGCGCGGAGCGGGAGCGGAGCTCGCCGACTTCGCCGTTGCCCAGGCGCGCTTCGCGGTGGCCGACGACGAAGGTGCTTCGCGACTGCTCGCGGCGCTGGTCGGCGCGGGAGTCCCGGTGGTCGAGGCCGCGCCCGAGGAGAGCC